The following are encoded together in the Pempheris klunzingeri isolate RE-2024b chromosome 24, fPemKlu1.hap1, whole genome shotgun sequence genome:
- the cnppd1 gene encoding protein CNPPD1 yields MDFDALFNERTFQFSDFQEFTFLPAHQRLTERVRKRLYYGLDKDVSLDALSCPVTDIAVEIFQKSAPSPIRKLQKKYAAHVSREACISPCAMMLALVYIERLRHRNPEYLQKISSSDLFLISMMVASKYLYDEGEEEEVFNDEWGAAGKLDVKTVNNLEMNFLNAIEWGLFTEPNDLFDILSQLETSIAERQGMKRGWFTYTDLCVLLEQSAWSQALTSIYQHFTKVSCMLGLVYLTSVAGLIATSAVLHQLSLTRSGQSPLSPPAEISPAHPQTSNLNTEAPSAAQHFPCCVLANESLNHQTGALGIDQQQTQSPPSASSQTSILCLWGSLLASMGHIHPETDSEMEAPQTWSPASFFCPGCLATFPPLQCGLRNTSTLFSHGPLDNHKHHAPRLPSSLLRGVEPSLNSRLGVFPPVQLGPCHPKSMLPVDNAQALLMPG; encoded by the exons ATGGATTTCGATGCTTTATTTAACGAAAGAACATTTCAGTTTTCGGACTTTCAGGAGTTCACG tttcTACCTGCACACCAGAGGCTGACTGAACGAGTGAGAAAACGACTGTATTATGGCCTGGACAAAGACGTTTCTCTTGATGCCCTCTCCTGCCCTGTTACAG ATATTGCTGTTGAGATCTTCCAGAAGTCTGCCCCAAGCCCAATACGCAAACTCCAGAAGAAGTATGCTGCTCATGTTTCCAG GGAGGCTTGCATCTCTCCGTGTGCCATGATGCTAGCTCTAGTCTACATAGAAAGGCTCCGACATAGAAACCCTGAATACCTACAAAAGAtctcctcctctgacctcttcctGATCTCCATG ATGGTTGCCAGCAAGTACCTGTAtgatgaaggagaggaagaagaagtttTCAATGATGAGTGGGGAGCAGCTGGGAAGCTGGACGTCAAAACTGTCAATAACCTGGAGATGAACTTCTTGAATGCCATT GAGTGGGGTCTCTTCACGGAGCCAAATGACTTATTTGATATACTAAGTCAACTGGAAACCAG CATCGCTGAGCGGCAGGGGATGAAGCGTGGCTGGTTCACCTACACTGACCTCTGTGTGCTACTGGAGCAATCAGCATGGAGTCAAGCCCTCACATCCATCTATCAGCACTTTACCAAG GTATCCTGTATGCTTGGCCTCGTCTATCTGACCAGTGTGGCTGGCCTCATTGCCACCAGCGCTGTGCTTCACCAGCTCAGTCTCACCAGAAGCGGCCAGTCCCCACTTTCACCTCCAGCTGAGATTAGCCCAGCCCACCCTCAGACCTCCAACCTAAATACTGAAGCTCCATCTGCAGCCCAGCACTTCCCCTGTTGTGTTCTGGCCAACGAGAGTCTGAACCATCAGACCGGCGCACTTGGAATCGaccagcagcaaacacaaagtcCCCCGTCGGCTTCCTCGCAGACATCAATCTTGTGTCTCTGGGGCTCCCTCCTCGCCTCAATGGGTCACATACATCCTGAAACAGATTCTGAGATGGAAGCCCCCCAGACCTGGTCTCCTGCCTCCTTCTTCTGTCCCGGCTGTCTTGCGACCTTCCCTCCTCTTCAGTGCGGGCTAAGGAACACCTCAACACTCTTCAGTCATGGGCCCCTTGATAACCATAAGCATCACGCACCACGGCTgccctccagcctcctcagAGGGGTGGAACCAAGTCTGAACTCTCGCCTGGGGGTGTTCCCCCCTGTACAGCTGGGACCCTGCCATCCAAAGTCTATGTTACCTGTCGACAACGCCCAAGCTCTGCTCATGCCCGGTTAG
- the prkag3a gene encoding 5'-AMP-activated protein kinase subunit gamma-1 isoform X2, with protein sequence MEPPTQVLFPKKKQEMQKEEADATVYMNFMKSHRCYDAIPTSCKLVIFDTTLQVKKAFFALVANGLRAAPLWDSKLQRFVGMLTITDFINILHCYYKSPLVQMYELESHKIQTWRDVYLQCSNHFLISISPEASLFDAIYYLLKYKIHRLPVIDPESGNVLHILTHKRILKFLHIFGKKVPKPAFIGRPIQELRIGTFRNIATVQQTATLYDALSIFVERRVSALPVVDEQGKVVSLYSRFDVINLAAQKIYNNLDMTMEEAVRRRVCLVEGVIKCYPYETLETIIDRIVGAEVHRLVLVDRTDVVKGIISLSDLLQAMVLTPAGIDALLS encoded by the exons ATGGAGCCTCCCACACAG GTGTTATTCCCAAAAAAGAAGCAGGAAATGCAGAAAGAAG AGGCTGACGCCACGGTCTACATGAATTTCATGAAAAGCCACCGCTGCTACGATGCCATTCCAACCAGCTGTAAACTGGTCATATTTGATACCACACTGCAA GTGAAAAAGGCCTTTTTTGCACTGGTGGCAAATGGCTTGAGGGCTGCGCCTTTATGGGACAGCAAGCTGCAGAGATTTGTGG GCATGCTGACCATCACAGATTTCATCAACATCCTCCATTGCTATTACAAGTCCCCTTTG GTTCAAATGTATGAGCTTGAGAGCCACAAGATTCAGACATGGAGAG ATGTCTACTTACAGTGTTCCAATCACTTCCTCATTAGTATTTCCCCAGAGGCCAG CCTCTTTGATGCCATCTATTACTTACTTAAATATAAGATCCACAGGCTGCCAGTGATCGATCCAGAGTCTGGGAACGTCTTACACATTCTGACCCACAAAAGAATCCTCAAGTTCCTCCACATATTT GGCAAAAAAGTTCCCAAGCCTGCGTTCATTGGAAGGCCGATCCAGGAGCTTAGGATCGGAACGTTCAGGAACATCGCCACCGTGCAGCAAACAGCGACGCTTTACGACGCCCTCTCCATTTTTGTGGAAAGGCGGGTGTCTGCGCTACCTGTGGTGGACGAACAAG GCAAAGTGGTGTCACTCTACTCAAGATTTGATGTGATT AATCTAGCAGCCCAGAAGATTTACAACAATCTGGACATGACTATGGAGGAGGCTGTTCGCAGGCGCGTGTGTTTGGTTGAGGGAGTAATCAAGTGCTACCCCTATGAAACCTTGGAAACCATCATAGACCGTATAGTCGGAGCTGAG GTCCATCGGCTGGTCCTGGTGGACAGGACTGACGTGGTGAAGGGCATCATCTCTCTGTCGGACCTGCTGCAGGCCATGGTCTTAACCCCTGCAGGTATTGACGCCCTTTTGTCCTAG
- the prkag3a gene encoding 5'-AMP-activated protein kinase subunit gamma-1 isoform X1, with protein MEPPTQVLFPKKKQEMQKEEADATVYMNFMKSHRCYDAIPTSCKLVIFDTTLQVKKAFFALVANGLRAAPLWDSKLQRFVGMLTITDFINILHCYYKSPLVQMYELESHKIQTWRGDSFQNVYLQCSNHFLISISPEASLFDAIYYLLKYKIHRLPVIDPESGNVLHILTHKRILKFLHIFGKKVPKPAFIGRPIQELRIGTFRNIATVQQTATLYDALSIFVERRVSALPVVDEQGKVVSLYSRFDVINLAAQKIYNNLDMTMEEAVRRRVCLVEGVIKCYPYETLETIIDRIVGAEVHRLVLVDRTDVVKGIISLSDLLQAMVLTPAGIDALLS; from the exons ATGGAGCCTCCCACACAG GTGTTATTCCCAAAAAAGAAGCAGGAAATGCAGAAAGAAG AGGCTGACGCCACGGTCTACATGAATTTCATGAAAAGCCACCGCTGCTACGATGCCATTCCAACCAGCTGTAAACTGGTCATATTTGATACCACACTGCAA GTGAAAAAGGCCTTTTTTGCACTGGTGGCAAATGGCTTGAGGGCTGCGCCTTTATGGGACAGCAAGCTGCAGAGATTTGTGG GCATGCTGACCATCACAGATTTCATCAACATCCTCCATTGCTATTACAAGTCCCCTTTG GTTCAAATGTATGAGCTTGAGAGCCACAAGATTCAGACATGGAGAGGTGACTCATTTCAAA ATGTCTACTTACAGTGTTCCAATCACTTCCTCATTAGTATTTCCCCAGAGGCCAG CCTCTTTGATGCCATCTATTACTTACTTAAATATAAGATCCACAGGCTGCCAGTGATCGATCCAGAGTCTGGGAACGTCTTACACATTCTGACCCACAAAAGAATCCTCAAGTTCCTCCACATATTT GGCAAAAAAGTTCCCAAGCCTGCGTTCATTGGAAGGCCGATCCAGGAGCTTAGGATCGGAACGTTCAGGAACATCGCCACCGTGCAGCAAACAGCGACGCTTTACGACGCCCTCTCCATTTTTGTGGAAAGGCGGGTGTCTGCGCTACCTGTGGTGGACGAACAAG GCAAAGTGGTGTCACTCTACTCAAGATTTGATGTGATT AATCTAGCAGCCCAGAAGATTTACAACAATCTGGACATGACTATGGAGGAGGCTGTTCGCAGGCGCGTGTGTTTGGTTGAGGGAGTAATCAAGTGCTACCCCTATGAAACCTTGGAAACCATCATAGACCGTATAGTCGGAGCTGAG GTCCATCGGCTGGTCCTGGTGGACAGGACTGACGTGGTGAAGGGCATCATCTCTCTGTCGGACCTGCTGCAGGCCATGGTCTTAACCCCTGCAGGTATTGACGCCCTTTTGTCCTAG
- the abcb6a gene encoding ATP-binding cassette sub-family B member 6, which translates to MVFMQSYCEANSSISHTWVDEGISPCFYFTLVPTVLLTIAFFLGTIHCICYQRYGTAMEPKFIPRSRLYGLQQAISLLLLIQFLGGMVWRAASGGELPGYVVLYGWFSALGWAWAVALLRLERRRVLVMDRTRGHSTALLLFWAVAFSAENLAFVSWYSPHWWWGLENSKQQVQFALWLMRYIGTGMLFFIGLKAPGLPRRPYMLLINEDERDVENSGQSLLGRTEENQSTWQGFRKKVRLLIPYMWPRGNVFLQLLVLFCLSLLGIERAINVFVPIYYKNIVNELTDGSSWPTLATTVCIYVLLKFMQGGGAGASGFVSNLRSFLWIRVQQYTNRVVQVRLFSHLHSLSLRWHLGRKTGEVLRSIDRGTSSINSLLSYIVFSIFPTIADIVISIIYFITYFNAWFGLIVFVCMALYLTLTIIITEWRTKYRRDMNQQDNNAKSKAVDSLLNFETVKYYNAENYEVGRFEDAILKYQVSEWKTQASLAFLNQTQNITIGGGLLAGSLLCAYFVTEGRFQVGDFVLFGTYIIQLYTPLNWFGTYYRMIQSSFIDMESMFKLFEEEEEVKDEVNAGNFLFKLGKVEFENVYFSYTNGKEILRDVSFTVLPGQTVALVGPSGSGKSTIVRLLFRFYDVHGGCIRIDGQDISKVKQTSLRAHIGVVPQDTVLFNDTIRDNVRYGRITASDQEVEEAAIAADIHDKIMTFPEGYDTQVGERGLKLSGGEKQRVAIARTILKAPQIILLDEATSALDTQTERNIQASLAKICTNRTTVVVAHRLSTIIGADQILVIRDGQIAERGRHEELLLKGGLYADMWLKQQQGQDSDSSLETEDKDRKSEKLQPPSTSSGQ; encoded by the exons ATGGTGTTTATGCAGAGCTACTGCGAAGCCAATTCCTCCATCTCCCACACCTGGGTGGATGAAGGTATCTCTCCATGCTTCTACTTCACGCTGGTCCCCACAGTCCTGCTCACCATCGCCTTCTTCCTCGGCACCATCCACTGCATATGCTACCAGAGGTATGGCACAGCAATGGAGCCCAAGTTTATCCCACGCTCCCGCCTCTACGGTCTCCAGCAGGCcatctccctccttctcctgaTCCAGTTTCTGGGTGGGATGGTGTGGCGGGCCGCCAGCGGAGGAGAGCTCCCAGGGTACGTGGTGTTGTACGGATGGTTCTCTGCGCTGGGCTGGGCCTGGGCTGTAGCCCTGCTCAGGTTGGAGAGGCGGAGGGTCCTGGTGATGGACCGGACGAGGGGCCACAGCACGGCCCTGCTGCTGTTCTGGGCTGTGGCCTTCTCAGCTGAGAATTTGGCCTTCGTTTCCTGGTACAGTCCTCACTGGTGGTGGGGCCTGGAGAACAGTAAACAACAG GTGCAGTTTGCCCTGTGGCTGATGCGCTACATCGGCACCGGGATGCTCTTCTTCATTGGTCTCAAGGCTCCGGGGTTACCACGGAGACCATACATGCTACTGATAAACGAAGATGAGCGAGACGTAGAGAACAGCGGACAG AGCCTCCTGGGCAGAACAGAAGAGAACCAGTCTACCTGGCAGGGCTTCAGGAAGAAAGTCCGCCTGCTCATTCCCTACATGTGGCCCCGGGGCAACGTCTTCCTCCAGCTACTGGTCCTCTTCTGTTTGTCGCTGCTGGGAATCGAGAGAGCAATTAACGTCTTTGTGCCCATCTACTACAAGAATATTG TGAATGAGCTGACTGATGGCAGCAGCTGGCCCACTCTGGCCACTACAGTGTGTATTTACGTCCTGCTCAAGTTCATGCAGGGCGGCGGTGCAG GTGCCTCTGGGTTTGTCAGCAACTTGCGCTCTTTCCTTTGGATCCGGGTGCAGCAGTACACCAACCGCGTGGTTCAAGTGCGTCTGTTTTCCCACTTGCACTCCCTCTCCCTGCGCTGGCACCTGGGCCGCAAAACAGGCGAAGTGCTGAGAAGCATCGACCGCGGCACCTCTTCCATTAACAGCCTGCTCAG CTACATAGTGTTCAGCATCTTCCCAACCATCGCTGATATCGTCATTTCTATCATCTACTTCATCACTTATTTCAACGCCTGGTTTGGCCTCATTGTCTTCGTCTGCATGGCCCTGTACCTCA CTctgaccatcatcatcaccgaGTGGAGGACCAAGTACAGACGAGACATGAATCAGCAGGACAACAATGCCAAGTCCAAGGCCGTGGACTCCTTGTTAAACTTTGAGACG GTAAAATACTACAACGCAGAGAACTATGAGGTGGGCCGCTTCGAGGATGCCATCTTAAAATATCAG GTGTCGGAGTGGAAGACCCAGGCGTCCTTGGCCTTCCTCAACCAAACACAGAACATCACCATTGGAGGAGGCCTGCTGGCCGGCTCCCTGCTCTGTGCCTACTTTGTGACCGAAGGAAGATTtcag GTTGGAGATTTTGTTCTCTTTGGTACCTACATCATCCAACTGTACACCCCCCTCAACTGGTTTGGAACCTACTACAG AATGATCCAGAGTTCCTTCATCGACATGGAAAGCATGTTCAAGCTttttgaagaagaggaagag GTGAAAGATGAAGTGAACGCAGGGAACTTTCTCTTCAAACTGGGCAAAGTGGAGTTCGAGAACGTTTACTTCAGCTACACAAACGG CAAGGAGATTCTCAGGGATGTTTCCTTCACGGTTCTTCCAGGACAGACAGTTGCACTG GTGGGGCCATCCGGTTCTGGGAAGAGCACCATCGTTCGACTCCTCTTTCGTTTCTATGATGTTCACGGAGGCTGTATACGCATCGATGGGCAGGATATATCAAAA GTGAAGCAGACATCTCTGCGAGCCCATATTGGCGTCGTTCCCCAGGACACCGTGCTTTTCAACGACACCATCCGGGACAACGTCCGCTACGGCCGCATCACTGCCAGCGatcaggaggtggaggaggctgcCATAGCTGCTGACATCCATGATAAAATCATGACCTTCCCTGAAG GTTATGATACGCAGGTGGGTGAAAGAGGTCTGAAgctgagtggaggagagaagcAAAGGGTCGCTATCGCCAGGACTATCCTCAAAGCACCACAGATCATCCTGCTGGATGAG GCCACGTCTGCACTGGACACGCAGACAGAGCGCAACATCCAGGCCTCACTGGCCAAAATCTGCACCAATCGCACAACAGTTGTTGTGGCTCACAG GTTGTCTACCATAATCGGAGCAGACCAGATCCTGGTCATCCGTGATGGCCAGATTGCTGAGCGAGGGCG GCACGAGGAACTGCTGCTCAAAGGAGGCTTGTATGCTGACATGtggttgaagcagcagcaggggcaGGACTCAGATTCCTCGTTGGAGACGGAAGACAAAGATCGCAAGTCCGAGAAACTGCAGCCACCGTCAACCTCATCAGGCCAatga